TTCATTTTCTTGCCACAGATGCGGCAGGTTCTGCTTGAGTTGTCCTCGACAACGCAAATCTTCTCGGCGCGAAATATTTCCATGAGCCCGTCCCCCTGTCCGAGGTGACCGAAGTTGGAAACTACCAGCTATTGCAGCAAGGAAACTGGGAGAACTGGGTACGAAGTGGCGACAAATTTGCGATTGTACACTGAGCAAATAAAGACGGGCCAGTGAGTCTTGATGACACTTTTGGTTGGTAGCCCCACCAAACTTGCGAGAACGGGCGCGCGTTCCCTGTACATTCCGATCGCGGCGAGCGGTGGGAACGTCACCTCTGGCAACGTGGTTTGGCTTTAGTCAGCAATGGAGTTCCGTCATGCGTTACGCGCCGTCGATCGTGCCGTCCGATCGCCTCGATCGCGACATCTACCTCGTGCTCGAGGATTTCGGCGCCCGGGCCGGCTGCGCCTGGCGGGAGACCGACGAGGCTGACACGGACCGCGAGACGGTGCTTCGCGACATCCTTTCGGGACAATACGCCTACCCTCTGCGGATAGTCGTCTTCAATGCCATCGAAGGCTGGTCGCGCGATGCCACCGCCGACATCGCCGACGAACTCGCCCAGCGGGCGGCGGACGCCGCGATCGCCTCCTCGCCGGCGCTGCAAGCCTTTGTTGAGAGCAACGCGACCCGCCCCGTTGCAGTGCAACTGGCGTTGCCGCTGCGGGGCAGCAACGCGACTTGACCCAAGCCGGCTACCGAGTGTCCACAACTGCACTTATCGACCGACCGTTTTGGGTATAGAGTTCCATCATCACCGTCCGGCCCGTGGCATTTATCGGTGATGAGAACGCCGGTTGCGCTCCCACCCCAAAACAGGGAGTAGCACTATGGAAAAGCGTCGCCCTATCCCTCAATCCCTGGCACTTGAAGAGCGGCTCGCCGCTGAGGAGACCAAGCGGCTGCTTGCAAAGGTGCGAGGTGCCAAGTCAGGTATCGAGCGCGCGCGGCTGCGGCGAAAGGTCCGGCAAGCCGAAACGGCCGCGCATATTCAGGATTGGCTTAACTCGCCCGGGCTACGGCCACCCAGGTGACTGCGCAGCGCCGGGTTTCAACAGAGGCAGACATCCGGTTTACACCAAGACTTTCGCGCTTCGTATGGTCGAAGGCGGCTGGCCGATAAAGAACAGCGATCGATACGAGCTGACCGCCCAGGGGCGCCAGGCGCCAGACGACTGAGCACCGAGGCACTGGATCGAGTTGACGAACCGCAGCCATCCGACGCGAACTCCGGTGGTTGCCCATATAGGGCCTGCCTCAGCAACTTTCCCGCGGGCGTTTGGTTTTGCTCGCATAGTCACATGAAAATGTGTTTTCGAACGCGCTGCGCGAACGACGCCCGTCAGTCTGAAACTGCTCAGCCGGCGGGTGCTTTCGTCCTCTTCACGACAAAAGAAACCCGCCCGAAGGCGGGTGGCGCAAGGTCCCACAATATCAGTCAGAGACACATATCTCGGCGATGCTTTTCCGCGAGCCAGGCTGCGATCGGCCTACGGTGAGCTGACTAGGGTCAGCAGAGGCCTCAACTATCCGAGGCTTTGGACGCGGTGTCAGAACGGCAATCTGATGGGGAGAAGCCGGCATCCCAGCCAACATTAGCTTTGGGGTGACCGAACTTTCCTCAACTTGCTCCGCTCCCAGCACTGCCACTTGGTGCCGCGAGATCGGAAAGCCTGTCACTTCAAAACTGGGAAGGCCTAGCGCGCATGCGCCAGCTTGATGGGTCGTTGCACCTGCTAGGGTAGCAATGGCGGTTGCGATCAAGAACAGATTTTTCATGATGATACCCCACTCGACAGAGATATTTCCACCACGAATTCCGTAGTCACCTTAGTTTCAAGTCAGCGCATGATCTGTGAACTTGTTCACTAACGGCGTTCAATTCTGTTCGCGCATTCATTGCTATGTTGCAGGACTGTGTGTCCCCATGGAAGGCCCCGTTCCAACTCTCTTGGGAAGAACGGAAGTACTAAATTGAAGGGCGGGGTCTAAACAGGCAAAAGGGGCAACCCGTAAGCTTGTCGACAAAGCTTACTGCCACTCGCTGATGCGGTCTGTCCGATAGGCTACATTTGCGGTGAAAAATTCCGGACAGTGCTCCAGACGGTAATTTTCCGGACTTCGAGGAACGCGCCCAACGCTAAACGAGAGTAGAACAATTTCAACACGATCAGATTGAGCACAAACCCGCCATGTGAACCGGCGGGCCTCGTGCTTCGGCGAGACTGGCTGATGCCCTTCGCTCGCTAAGGCGACACCGGATTGGAGTAATAGACTGACAAGGCTACTGGCGTGGGATGCAGTCTGCTCTTCGTCGCAGCGCTGAGCTACGGCCTAGATCCGGCTGCCTTCTTTAAGCGGGCGCTGCTGCGCAGACTAAAAAGCGTTCGCGCGCCTCGCGCAGTGGCCTCGCGAGCTCGGCGGGCCGCGGCAACGGTTACATAGTCGCGAGCGATTGCCTCTGGCTTTGAGACCCTGGAAAGGACCGTCACCTGGGTCATAGACGCCGCGACCGGCTGAGATCCCTCTCGCAATTTGCGATGATCTGCAGCAGCAAGCTGTCCAGCTTGAATGGATGACTTGCGCTCATTTGTCGGTAGGACGCTGCGCTCGCTGCTTCGTTTGGCTTGCCGCCTTCGAAGGTCGGCTAGTAACGGCTTTAAACACTGCAATACGCCGATCGAGTTGCCATAGCTCGATGTCATTGGCATCGACTAGCTGTTCAGCACGTTCCCGTGCTTCCTGCTCGTCGGCACACTGCAAATGGGCCACGCTTATAACGTGGCGGTCGTGATCCAAAAGGTAAGCTCGGTAGTGCGCCATCCCCACGCCCCCAGGCCGAGAAAAACAGTACTCCATTGATGCAAAGGGAAACCACGGAAAATTGGGCTCGGGAGTTCACGCTTGATGTCTAACCCTTTCAAAGTTGCTCTGATGGAGGAGTCTGACCAAGCCGGAATATCGCAATCAGTCGGTCCTGGCACCAAAGTGCGTCAAGTTCCTTCACCAATTCCTTGGCGATGTCCTTCCCGCCATCCTCCGCTCTTCGGCGTAGTCAATCGCAACGCCGGCAAGTTGCACCCGATGCGTGTCTTCCGTGACTGTGCGGCCCCCGTGATCCGTAACGCGAAGGGTTGCAAGCGGCACGGTCCAACCGTTGGGTCCGTTCCCGGCCATCGAAGCCGGACGGCGGCCCGTCGGGAAGCAGGCGTTGCAAGTACCCATCGCCTGCCAAGGAAGTGACAGACTTCAACAGCGCCTCGTGTCATATGGTTGCTGAAGGATCGGCGTTGCATTCTTCGAAAAGAGCTGAGCGCACCAGTTTGTGCCCGACGTGCAGCAACGACCTAACTCGCCAGCAAGGCAAGCACGACGATTGCACTTCGCGCGGCATCGCCAACCCTGACGATGCCGCCTTGCAGAATCTTGCAGTAGAGGCCGGAGCGATTGATCAGGTGTTTGGCGACCGCCTTGCCGGTGATCTTCTCGATGTGGCGGCACGGCTCCACAAGCCCGGTCCCTTCCAGCAGTGCCTCGCCGAGCCAGAAGCGGTTGCCGACCAGATGGTTGAGCGGCACACCCTCGACTGTCACGTTGCGCCGGTGCCGGCCCGACCCGTCTCTCCCCGGGCGACGTCGTCATGCTGCTCCGCGTCGCCTTCTACTCCGGCACCGGCTGGCGCCTGGCCGATGCCGTCCGGATCGTCGCCGTCGTCGCGCTGCTCGTTCTCGGCCGTACCGGCACCAAGCCCCTCGTCCGCATGAAACGCAAGCACTGGCGCCCGGGCGGCAGGGACGTGTTGGTGGTGACCTCCCGCGGCGTCAAGCGAATGGTGCCGGTCGTCCCCGCGCTGCGCATCGCGGTCGAACCCTACCTCGATGCCGCGCCCGACAAGCGCCCCAACGCGCCGTTGCTGCAGACGACCTCCGGCAACGCGCAGTCCAACGGCTTCTTCGGCCGGACCTTCTTCCAGATCGACAGACACCTCGGGTTCGCGCGCTCCAGCAAGACCATGCTGCGCCGGTTCTGCAGCGAGATGCTGGGCGACGGCGACGTTCTCGAACCGGCCGAGGAGGCCGCACTCCGCTATTTCGAGAGCGGCGACCCCGCAAAGCCGCCCGCCAAGGCGCCGCTCCGCGACATCTTGGCGCTGTTCGAGAAGCGCGATCCCTTCGGCGGCGCGCTGCCGCGCGCTCTCGGCAACGACCGCTTCGCGCTCGAGCTGGCCCGCCGACTAGGCACGGACCTGCCGGACAAGCTTCAGACCCAGGCCTCGCGCGAGGGCAAGCCAAGAGATCCGCGACTGGGCCCGGATCATCCGTTCGTGGCGTGGCTGCTGGCGCAGAAGCTCCCCGTCTCGCGCATTCAGGTCGCCGCCATCGAGACCCTGGTCGAGCCAAGGAAGGAGGAGTTGGTGTCGCTGATCGAGAGCGGCGATCTGCCCAGAGTCCAGGCGTGCGAGTTGCTGGGTCTTTCACGGAGCGGTCTTGCGACGCTTCTCGCAAGGCTGAACATGACGGCGGAGGAGAAGGAAGCGCACAAGGCAAATGAAGCGGCGCGGCGACGCAGGCCGCAGCGGCGCCGGCCCCGGTCGACGGAGCAGGACCGCGCCTTCATCGGCGAATTGCGGGCACTTCGACTCGCGAAAGCTGGAAAAGAACGACTGCCGGACGTCGACCGCGCGATCCGGAAGTTTTTTCCGAAGGCCGCCGAGCTTCTGAACCGCCGCATCCTCACCACCGAAGAGGCCGCCGATCTCTTCGGGCTGCACACGACGCAGATCAGCGGGCTCAAATTGGCGTTTCCGACCGACATCGGGCTGAAGACCGCCAAGCAGCGCGAACGGCACCGCCGCCACGTCGACGCTTGCGAAGTCGTACTGCGCGAATGGGACAGCGGCGACGCCGACGAGACCAACGACGATCGGCACCAGCGACTGAAGGACCGGTACGGGTTCCAGTTCGGGCGAGACACGATGGTGCTGATCAAGAGGTACGCCGTGGCGAATCCGCCTCGCGTCGATGGCGAGCGGTCCGCAATAGCCCATGCCGGGCTCAGCTAACGCCGGATGAAACTGTCGGGGAGCGTCCCGATGCAGCAGACACCAACGGAGACCAAAGCGATGCAGTCGACCAGAGAGACCGAGACGGAAACGAAGCCGCCGATCTGCGGGACCGCGGAAGGCGACGGCGAAACGCTGCGACTGTTTCTGGCGGAGGAAGTCGTGCGCATCGCGGCGCAGAGGGGATTGGCGGTCGCTCAGGTCGCGGAGGACAACGGCCTCACCGAAGGGGAACTCCGCAGGCTCCTGCGCGGAGGCGACGAGGCCGACCTCTGGCGTCTGTTCGCACTCCTGCGTCAGCTCGGCGCCGCCATGGTGGTCGGCGTGGAGAGCGACCCGGTCCCAGCTGCCAAAGGCGTCGTGATGTGGACCAGGCTGGACCTGTCGTCGGCGGCGGTCGACCGCGCGAAGCCAGACTGAAGAGGTCGACTGCGCCCGCCATTTTGATCGCGAAGAAATGACTTGCGGGCGAACGCAATATACGCAATATAAGCATCATGCGAGGCCGACCGAAGCGACGCGCACACGATGATTTAATCCACCTGCTCCAAGAAGAGCGCAGGCGCGCCGGCGCGAGCCTGCGAAAGGTCGCGAAGCTGATGGATGTCGATCCCTCCACTCTGAGCCGCTCGATAAGTCAGCAGGCTTTTTCGCCGGATATGGCCGAAAAGGCGCACGCATTGCTGAAGGCCGGCATTCCATCAGGCGCCCTTGCGGACGAAGCGCGTTCGCCGGTCTCATCAGAAGACCCGATGCTTATATTGCATAAATTTGCCGATATGATGCCCGAGGTCGCGGGCGCGCTCAGGACCGTACTAGCAGCACGCACCACAGGCGCACGGAGGGATGCATGACCAGTTCGAAACAAGTTATCGCGATGATCCGCAGTCACGCCGCGGGCGACAGCGAACAGTTTCTCTCCATCGCCGAGCACATCGCCGACGACGCGAACCGCTCCGGCAAGACAAAGGTCGCCGACGAGATCAAGCTCATCGTCGAGAACGCGCGAAAGTCCATCGCGGCCCGCCCGAACCGGCCGATACCGATCGGTGCGCCGCGCGGCGAACTGGCCGGCCTCGTGCGGGCCACATACCCCGAGATCCATCTGGCCGACGTCGTGCTCGGCGACGACTTGCGCCGGCAGATCCGGCGCCTCGTTCGCGAGCATAGGGAAAGTAGCGCCCTCGAGGAGCGGGGACTCGGGCCGAGAAGAAAGTTTCTGTTTTCGGGACCGCCCGGCACCGGCAAGTCGATGACCGCCGCGGCGATCGCGGGAGAGCTGAGGCTTCCGCTATTTACGATCCTGCTCGACGGCGTTATCACCAAGTTCATGGGCGAGACCGCGGCGAAGCTGCGCCTGATCTTCGACGCCATGCACACCATCCGCGGCGTCTACTTGTTCGACGAGGTCGACGCGCTCGCATCGCGACGCGGCGCCGACAACGACATCGGCGAAGCCCGCCGCATGCTCAATTCCTTCCTGCAGTTCCTCGAAGACGATCAGTCCGGCAGCGTGATCATCGCCGCCACCAACCATCGCTCGCTGCTCGATCCCGCAATCTTCAGGCGGTTCGATTCAGTATTGGGATATGCCAAACCGACCCGCGAGGAGGCCCGCCAGGTGCTCCGCAACAACCTGCTGCAGTTCGACATCGACGCCCTGGACTGGTCTTCGATCGACGACGCCGTGCAGGGTTTGAGCCAGGCGGATCTGGTCGCCGCTTCCGAAGACGCCGCCCGGGACGCCGTCCTCGACCACGCCGGCCGGCTCACCTCCGAAGTCCTGTTTCAGGCCCTGCGGGACCGGGGTATGATCCACAAGGAATAGGAGGGCCGAATCGAGTCGGTCCGTTCGGGACGGATCGATGGCCGAAGTTCAGCTCTACAGACACCTTCTCCTTCGGGGGCTAGGACAAGCCTCGGGACGTTTCAGGACGCCCGGCGGCGGAAGCACCAAAGCCATCCCTGCCGTAGAGGACAGACCAGGTCATGCGGCCGTCCTCCGTTCCAGCCTCGATTCCGCCGTGGCCGATATGGATGCCTATCTGGCCGCTCAGGGCGAGGAAGGCGTCAAGTCGTCGGAACGCGGCATTCCCGTCACCGTGACGGCTCGCCCGAAGATCGCGCTGGACGTCGGAACGGCGCGGTCGATGACCCGCGGCCTGAAGCTCTTCAACGTGCGACGTGTCCCGGAGGACGTCCGGAGCTTCGGCGAAAACGTGGATCAAGCCACCTTCTTCGTCACCAAGTCCGCCTTGAAATCGCTACGCGACAACCTCGACCGTTACGCCGAATGGACGGACGACGAGGACGACCGCGCGGAAGGCGACGACCACGAGGAGTGGGAGACCGAAAGACGGCCGAGGAATTTCAGGCTGTTCGAGAGCGGCTCCTCGATCAGGACGACGACGCTTCGCGACCTTTGGACCGATGCGTTGGAACGCTACCCGAGGTCCATCGGGAGGACCAAATGGGAGGTCTGGACCCGGAAGGGCTTCCAGGATTCGTTCACCAACGCGATCGGGCGACTTGGTCTGGAGCAGATCGGTCGCCCCACCGATTTCGTGGAAGTCGTGATCCGGAACATCCTTGCGTCGCCGGAAGAATTGCAGCGCGTCGTACAGAGCAGCGCCGCGATCGTCGAATTGCGCAGCGCATCGTCCTTCGTCGCCGACTTCTTCGACCTCGTGCCGGAGCAGAAGGCCAAGACCGTCGAAGAAATCGCGAGCCGCGTCCTTCCGGCCTGGCCGGGCGCCCCCCGCGTCACGATGTTGGACACCGGCGTCAATCGAGCCCACACCTTGTTGGAACGGTCGCTGCCCGCAGACAAGTGCTACGCCGTCGAACCCACGTGGGGAACGACCGACAGGCAGGGGCACGGCACGAAGATGGCGGGACTCGCGCTTTACGGAGATCTCTCCGACATCGCGCAATCCACAACGCCGATCGTGCTGCAGGCCAGCCTCGAATCCGTCGTGGTGACCGCGCCGCAGGCACCCGGCGACATCCCGGCACGCGACGCGATGCAACGGGCCGTCGAGATCGTCGAGAAGGAACCGCACTCGAGGATCTTCTGCCTGGCGCAGACGGCGCAAGGCGAAGCCGACGACGGACGACCGACAAGCACCTCGGCCGTGCTCGACAAGCTCGCTTACGGCGACGGCGTCTCGACACGGTTGTTCTGCGCAGCGGTCGGAAACGTTCGCAGGACCGCGACCCAACCCTATCTCGTCGCGGACTACGCCGATCGCAACGCCGCCTACGGCATCGAATCGCCGGCGCAGGCCTTGAACGCGCTGTCCGTCGGCGCGGTGAGCCTGAAGGAGCACGGCAACACGCTTCTGGCGCCGACGGGCGACCTAATGCCGACGTCGAGGACGGCGGCGAGCTGGCCGGGGTCGCACGCCTCGAAGCCCGACATCGTGATGGAAGGCGGCAACTTCTACGTCGAGGATCCCGGCCTTTACGCCCAGCCGTCGTCCGACCACCTCGTGATGACGACTTCACGCGATGCGCCCGCAAATCCCCTGGCCATGTGTTGCGAGACCAGTGCCGCGACCGCGTTGGCGTCGGGCTTGGGTGCCAGACTGATGAACCGCTATCCAAGCTACAGGATGGAGACCGTTCGCGGCCTGATCGTCCACTCGGCCGAGTGGACGCCGATCATGATCGAGCATCAGAAATCTCTCGTCAGATCCGGCCTCAGCGAGCTCGACGCATGGCGCGCCATCCTCGACCGGTTCGGATGGGGCGTCCCGAACGAACAGAGGCTGTTCTCGAGCGCATCGAACGCGCTGACGCTCATCGCAGAAGACGAACTTCATCCTTACGAAAGGCCAACGAAGGGCGGGGTCCTGCAGCCGGTCCGGCTGAGGCAGATGAAATACTTCAGGCTTCCATGGCCCACCGACGTGCTGAGAGCGCTCGGCAGCACGCCGACGGAGCTTCGATGCACGCTGTCCTACTTCGTCGAGCCGGATCCCCACGCCGCGTCCAGAGATCGCGCGAACGAACGATACGCCTCGCACCGGCTGAAGATGGACGTCAAGAGATTCGGCGAAGGTCACGGGCGAGCGCAATCGCGCTTTAACCTCTTCGCACCCAACGACGGCCCTGCCGCGAGCCCGGTGCCGGCACAGGACGACGGGTGGCTGCTGTCCGGATTCATCCAGAGGGGCACGCTCGTGCAGGATATCTGGCGCGGTCCCGCGTATCGGTTGGCCGAGCGAGACGGCATATCGATCGCTCCGATCAGGGGATGGTGGGGAGACATGACCGAGTTCGACAACTACGAACGGCCGGTGCGCTTTTCGCTGATCGTATCGATCCGGACGCCCGAGACGAGCGGCGACCTCATGGTCGACGTCAGCAACCGGATCCCGGCGGGCGTGCTGGTCGATGGCGCTCTCGTGCCGGTCTCCACCTGATCAGGACGTCGCGGGCTTCACCATGGCCGCCATGACGTCTCCGTGGCAGACGTAGGCGTACGGCGTCGAGGACTTGTCGCGATAGGCGACCCTGGCCTTGAGCATGGCCTGGCCGATCGGATATCCCCCGACGAAATCCCGAAGATAGTCCCTGACGACCGACGAGGCGTGCTCGTCCTGCACGGCCCACAACGGCGCGAGAACTCCGCCGAAGCCCTGATCGGCGAGACGCGCGGCCCACCCCGAGATCAATCCGAGCCGATAGTCGGACGCGCCGACCTCGCAGGCATTGATGACCATGAAGGTCCCGAACCTCTCGCCCAACTTGACCTTGCTGTTGACCTCGTTGCTGTAGACCCATCCGTCCAGCAGCTTCAGCTTCGCATTGGCCGCATCTTCCGCCTGACCGTGACCGGCGAAGTGAAGCACTGCGACCGGCTCGCTCGGCGCCCCGGCTCCCCAGAACCTGGTGAACGCGCCGTAGGTGGCCTCCATCGCGACGGCGGAAAGATTCGAGACGAGCCAGCTTCCTTCGTCGACCGCAGCGGGCAGTCCGGAGCCGTCGGTGTAATCCGGCACGAAGCTCGCGATCGATCCGGACTTGAAGGAGGGCGGCATCCGGCCTTCCGAACTGATGAACCACCTGCTGATCGGGTGAGCCATGAAGAGATGATCGGCGTCGTCGATGCCCGCGTCCCGGTCGGGATGCATCATCTCCCAAGGTACGTGCGGCTCGTCGGTCACGAGTTGAATCGGAAAGCCAGCGCCGAGTTTCTTGCGGAGCTGAAGATATAACTCGCGGAAGGCCTTCGGCGTCGCGCCCCAGATGCCTTCGCCGATGCCTTGAAGGACGCTCGCGTGCTGCCCCGGCTTCAGGCGGGGACACTCCTTGAGCAAAGTAAGCGCGAAATCGGCCGTCGATCCTCCGATATCGGAGACACCCGACCACGATGCGGGCCCAACACCCCTGACTTTCGGAGCTTCCAGGCTCCACAGATACTTGCCTTCACCGCCGACGGCGAGGATCTTGATCGTGAGTTCGGGTGCGGACGCGCCGGGGACGATGGCAACGGCGCCCGAACTCAATGCTGCATCGCTCGTCGCGGGTGCCC
This genomic interval from Bradyrhizobium sp. CB82 contains the following:
- a CDS encoding S8 family peptidase is translated as MDAYLAAQGEEGVKSSERGIPVTVTARPKIALDVGTARSMTRGLKLFNVRRVPEDVRSFGENVDQATFFVTKSALKSLRDNLDRYAEWTDDEDDRAEGDDHEEWETERRPRNFRLFESGSSIRTTTLRDLWTDALERYPRSIGRTKWEVWTRKGFQDSFTNAIGRLGLEQIGRPTDFVEVVIRNILASPEELQRVVQSSAAIVELRSASSFVADFFDLVPEQKAKTVEEIASRVLPAWPGAPRVTMLDTGVNRAHTLLERSLPADKCYAVEPTWGTTDRQGHGTKMAGLALYGDLSDIAQSTTPIVLQASLESVVVTAPQAPGDIPARDAMQRAVEIVEKEPHSRIFCLAQTAQGEADDGRPTSTSAVLDKLAYGDGVSTRLFCAAVGNVRRTATQPYLVADYADRNAAYGIESPAQALNALSVGAVSLKEHGNTLLAPTGDLMPTSRTAASWPGSHASKPDIVMEGGNFYVEDPGLYAQPSSDHLVMTTSRDAPANPLAMCCETSAATALASGLGARLMNRYPSYRMETVRGLIVHSAEWTPIMIEHQKSLVRSGLSELDAWRAILDRFGWGVPNEQRLFSSASNALTLIAEDELHPYERPTKGGVLQPVRLRQMKYFRLPWPTDVLRALGSTPTELRCTLSYFVEPDPHAASRDRANERYASHRLKMDVKRFGEGHGRAQSRFNLFAPNDGPAASPVPAQDDGWLLSGFIQRGTLVQDIWRGPAYRLAERDGISIAPIRGWWGDMTEFDNYERPVRFSLIVSIRTPETSGDLMVDVSNRIPAGVLVDGALVPVST
- a CDS encoding CHAT domain-containing protein; protein product: MPETIYWTWSLERGGEPALTKEPDLAQDLQRETDELHSGLVSFLDAFSGSIFYLKLTRFEDRLLRAEGSIAAEQRLRDLEKLLLDFSSRHGLRFENRMIVTAPFRSAEPLDEAYEYGHARPKPKLQTETMEAVIAPSPVSVNRFPAIRTDDVPERSKSFTFEVDLSTQRDAGTTGGEVTFADIPADWSSLDVDVEVFSAGLSFGTGEERKQIRIMRAGDSVSAKFEATVRADLSPEVTTIEIVAMFSHGGRFSGVARKTLALAAPAKPEPRAPATSDAALSSGAVAIVPGASAPELTIKILAVGGEGKYLWSLEAPKVRGVGPASWSGVSDIGGSTADFALTLLKECPRLKPGQHASVLQGIGEGIWGATPKAFRELYLQLRKKLGAGFPIQLVTDEPHVPWEMMHPDRDAGIDDADHLFMAHPISRWFISSEGRMPPSFKSGSIASFVPDYTDGSGLPAAVDEGSWLVSNLSAVAMEATYGAFTRFWGAGAPSEPVAVLHFAGHGQAEDAANAKLKLLDGWVYSNEVNSKVKLGERFGTFMVINACEVGASDYRLGLISGWAARLADQGFGGVLAPLWAVQDEHASSVVRDYLRDFVGGYPIGQAMLKARVAYRDKSSTPYAYVCHGDVMAAMVKPATS
- a CDS encoding MOSC domain-containing protein translates to MTVEGVPLNHLVGNRFWLGEALLEGTGLVEPCRHIEKITGKAVAKHLINRSGLYCKILQGGIVRVGDAARSAIVVLALLAS
- a CDS encoding ATP-binding protein is translated as MTSSKQVIAMIRSHAAGDSEQFLSIAEHIADDANRSGKTKVADEIKLIVENARKSIAARPNRPIPIGAPRGELAGLVRATYPEIHLADVVLGDDLRRQIRRLVREHRESSALEERGLGPRRKFLFSGPPGTGKSMTAAAIAGELRLPLFTILLDGVITKFMGETAAKLRLIFDAMHTIRGVYLFDEVDALASRRGADNDIGEARRMLNSFLQFLEDDQSGSVIIAATNHRSLLDPAIFRRFDSVLGYAKPTREEARQVLRNNLLQFDIDALDWSSIDDAVQGLSQADLVAASEDAARDAVLDHAGRLTSEVLFQALRDRGMIHKE